One Flexivirga aerilata DNA segment encodes these proteins:
- a CDS encoding DUF4439 domain-containing protein, producing the protein MPDRGDGAMLRRRALLTGAAGASLLTITGCGIRLERDAPHIPGLKTAGPPADQAALQGLLDRASAARAAATADKSAWGPRLSAIHGQQATRLTEVMATQGMTARTGSAAPAGTGLLATEQAGAAALASVASVTASNLPMAVAVVVSQAAACRVLGKPAQFAGRVLPEQKVLLGVLPSLRTATYGFEVLAAKTPVKDRKDAAAALKIIAATRAAWEAAAGTAAPVEPPGYALPVQPTTPDNRRALARRLLTDVASAAASQVTDVRGRAPQLGGLAQVWSDAVGLAWQWGVAPTAFPRLSS; encoded by the coding sequence ATGCCAGACCGGGGAGACGGCGCGATGCTGCGGCGCCGAGCGCTGCTGACCGGTGCCGCGGGTGCCAGTCTGCTGACAATCACCGGTTGCGGCATCCGGTTGGAGCGTGACGCTCCTCACATCCCGGGCCTCAAGACCGCCGGCCCGCCCGCGGACCAGGCCGCTCTGCAGGGGCTGCTCGACCGGGCGTCCGCGGCTCGGGCGGCAGCCACCGCCGACAAATCCGCGTGGGGGCCGAGACTTTCCGCCATACACGGGCAGCAGGCGACGCGGCTGACCGAGGTGATGGCGACGCAGGGTATGACGGCACGCACCGGCTCGGCAGCCCCGGCCGGGACCGGCCTGCTCGCGACCGAACAGGCCGGCGCCGCAGCGCTGGCGTCGGTGGCGTCGGTGACGGCTTCGAACCTGCCGATGGCGGTCGCCGTGGTGGTGTCGCAGGCCGCCGCGTGCCGGGTGCTCGGCAAACCCGCACAGTTCGCCGGGCGGGTGCTGCCGGAGCAGAAGGTCCTGCTCGGGGTGCTGCCCTCGCTGCGGACCGCGACGTACGGCTTCGAGGTGCTGGCCGCCAAGACGCCGGTGAAGGACCGCAAGGACGCGGCCGCGGCGCTGAAGATCATTGCCGCGACCCGTGCCGCGTGGGAGGCCGCCGCCGGGACCGCCGCTCCGGTCGAGCCGCCGGGTTACGCCCTGCCCGTGCAGCCGACGACTCCGGACAACCGGCGGGCGCTCGCACGACGGCTGCTCACCGACGTCGCGTCCGCCGCGGCCAGCCAGGTCACCGACGTGCGAGGCCGTGCGCCGCAACTGGGCGGGCTCGCGCAGGTCTGGTCCGACGCGGTCGGCCTGGCGTGGCAGTGGGGAGTGGCGCCGACCGCCTTCCCCAGGCTCTCGTCGTGA
- a CDS encoding nitrite/sulfite reductase — MSVATRSNGQWALGEREPLNPNEVFKQEDDGLSVRARIEDTYAREGFASIDPTDLRGRMRWWGLYTQRREGIPGGRTATLSPEELEAPYFMMRVRIDGGQLTTEQLRVIAGISQEFGRDTADLTDRENVQFHWIEIENVPEIWRRLEAVGLETTEACGDCTRVVMGSPVAGLSVDEVLDVTPAIEEINRQYVGDPDLSNLPRKFKSSIAWLPDAAPEINDVSFVGVQHPELGPGFDLLVGGGLSTNPFLAERLGVFVTLEQVPEVWVSVVRIFRDYGYRRSRNKARMKFLVADWGTEKFRQVLETEYLKAPLPDGPAAVKPRATMDHVGVHDQRGGGKYVGLTAVAGRLSGSKLEAVADAAEAAGSQRVRLTPYQKLIVADVRDDAVDELVETLDAVGLSANPTPWRRTIMACTGVEYCKLAIVETKERAHSLLPELERRLADISPDNPISVHLNGCANSCARIQVADIGLKGQIVTDDDGNQVEGFQVHLGGRLGQEADFGRKLRGHKVTSAELDDYIERVTRNYVAGHAEGETFSEWAVRADEEALR; from the coding sequence ATGTCGGTGGCGACCAGAAGCAATGGCCAGTGGGCACTCGGCGAGCGTGAGCCGCTGAACCCCAACGAGGTCTTCAAGCAGGAGGACGACGGCCTCAGCGTGCGCGCGCGCATCGAGGACACCTATGCCCGTGAGGGATTCGCCTCGATCGACCCGACCGACCTGCGCGGCCGGATGCGCTGGTGGGGCCTCTACACCCAGCGCCGCGAAGGCATCCCGGGCGGACGCACCGCGACCCTGTCCCCGGAGGAGCTCGAGGCGCCCTATTTCATGATGCGGGTGCGCATCGACGGCGGTCAGCTCACCACCGAGCAGCTGCGCGTGATCGCCGGCATCTCGCAGGAGTTCGGCCGCGACACCGCCGACCTCACCGACCGGGAAAACGTCCAGTTCCACTGGATCGAGATCGAGAACGTCCCGGAGATCTGGCGGCGCCTGGAGGCGGTCGGCCTGGAGACCACCGAGGCCTGCGGCGACTGCACCCGCGTGGTGATGGGATCGCCGGTGGCCGGGTTGAGCGTCGACGAGGTGCTCGACGTGACGCCCGCGATCGAGGAGATCAACCGCCAGTATGTCGGCGACCCCGATCTGTCCAACCTTCCGCGCAAGTTCAAGAGCTCCATCGCCTGGCTGCCGGACGCGGCGCCCGAGATCAACGACGTGTCGTTCGTCGGGGTCCAGCACCCTGAGCTCGGGCCCGGCTTCGACCTGCTCGTCGGCGGTGGCCTCTCGACCAACCCGTTCCTCGCCGAGCGGCTCGGCGTCTTCGTCACGCTCGAGCAGGTGCCGGAGGTCTGGGTGTCGGTGGTGCGCATCTTCCGCGACTACGGCTACCGCCGGTCGCGCAACAAGGCGCGGATGAAGTTTCTGGTCGCCGACTGGGGCACCGAGAAGTTCCGGCAGGTGCTGGAGACCGAATACCTCAAGGCGCCCCTTCCGGACGGTCCCGCTGCGGTCAAGCCGCGGGCGACGATGGACCATGTCGGCGTCCACGACCAGCGGGGCGGCGGCAAGTACGTCGGCCTGACCGCGGTCGCCGGCCGGCTCAGCGGCTCCAAGCTGGAGGCGGTCGCCGATGCTGCCGAAGCGGCCGGTTCGCAGCGCGTCCGGCTGACGCCATACCAGAAGTTGATCGTGGCCGATGTGCGCGACGACGCCGTCGACGAACTCGTCGAGACGCTGGATGCCGTTGGTCTGAGCGCCAATCCGACGCCGTGGCGGCGCACGATTATGGCGTGCACCGGCGTCGAATACTGCAAGCTCGCGATCGTCGAGACCAAGGAACGCGCCCACTCCCTGCTGCCGGAGCTGGAGCGCCGCCTCGCCGACATCTCGCCGGACAACCCGATCTCGGTGCACCTCAACGGCTGCGCCAACTCGTGCGCCCGCATCCAGGTCGCGGACATCGGTCTCAAGGGTCAGATCGTCACCGACGACGACGGCAACCAGGTGGAGGGCTTCCAGGTGCACCTGGGCGGACGCCTCGGCCAGGAGGCCGACTTCGGCCGCAAGCTGCGTGGCCACAAGGTCACCTCGGCCGAGCTCGACGACTACATCGAGCGGGTGACCCGCAACTACGTCGCCGGGCACGCCGAGGGCGAGACCTTCTCCGAGTGGGCCGTGCGCGCCGACGAGGAGGCGTTGCGATGA
- a CDS encoding phosphoadenylyl-sulfate reductase has translation MTLTDTQLRDLAEQGVREVGDASAREVLQWAVDSGLRLAVAGSMQDTVLIHLASTVLPGVDVLFLDTGYHFAETLQTRDRVAERYRVTVRNLTPRQTVAEQDADYGVALHERDPDLCCALRKTQPLDEALDEYDAWATGLRRAESESRRNTATVSYDDRRDKIKLAPLAAWTDEHVAAYIAEHDLISNPLLSQGYPSIGCAPCTRRVLAGEDARAGRWSGSEKTECGIHL, from the coding sequence ATGACGCTCACCGACACCCAGCTGCGCGACCTCGCCGAGCAGGGCGTGCGCGAGGTCGGTGACGCGTCCGCGCGGGAGGTGCTGCAGTGGGCGGTCGACTCCGGGTTGCGGCTCGCCGTGGCCGGCTCCATGCAGGACACCGTGCTGATCCACCTGGCCAGCACCGTCCTGCCCGGAGTCGACGTGCTCTTCCTCGACACCGGCTACCACTTCGCCGAGACCTTGCAGACTCGCGATCGCGTCGCTGAGCGCTACCGGGTCACGGTGCGCAACCTGACGCCTCGGCAGACCGTCGCCGAGCAGGACGCCGACTACGGCGTCGCCCTGCACGAGCGGGACCCCGACCTGTGCTGCGCGCTGCGCAAGACCCAGCCATTGGACGAGGCACTCGACGAATACGACGCGTGGGCAACGGGTTTACGCCGTGCGGAGTCCGAGAGCCGTCGCAACACCGCGACGGTCAGTTACGACGACCGTCGCGACAAGATCAAGCTCGCCCCACTGGCCGCGTGGACCGACGAGCACGTTGCGGCGTACATCGCCGAGCACGACCTGATCTCCAATCCGCTGCTCTCCCAGGGCTATCCGTCGATCGGCTGCGCTCCGTGCACCCGTCGCGTGCTCGCCGGCGAGGATGCGCGCGCCGGACGTTGGTCGGGCAGTGAGAAAACCGAGTGCGGGATTCACCTGTGA
- the cysC gene encoding adenylyl-sulfate kinase yields the protein MRGVGAGTTIWLTGLSGAGKSTIAEALAAELAEAGERVQILDGDEVRTNLSAGLGFSREDRTTHVTRVGFVAELLARHGVTVIVPVIAPYADARDRVRAHHEAHGTPYREVYVATSLEECRRRDVKGLYAKSASGELTGLTGVDDPYEPPAAPDLTIDTAQVAVPAAVARIRGLLPDLQESA from the coding sequence ATGCGCGGGGTAGGTGCGGGGACGACCATCTGGCTGACCGGGCTGTCCGGCGCCGGGAAGTCGACGATCGCGGAGGCGCTGGCCGCCGAACTCGCCGAGGCGGGGGAGCGGGTGCAGATCCTCGACGGTGACGAGGTGCGCACCAATCTGTCTGCCGGACTTGGGTTTTCGCGGGAGGACCGTACGACGCACGTCACGCGTGTCGGGTTCGTCGCGGAGCTGCTGGCCCGGCACGGCGTCACCGTGATCGTGCCGGTCATCGCGCCGTATGCCGACGCCCGCGACCGGGTGCGTGCCCACCACGAGGCGCACGGCACCCCCTATCGCGAGGTGTATGTCGCCACCTCCCTGGAGGAGTGCCGCCGACGTGACGTCAAGGGCCTCTACGCCAAGTCAGCCTCCGGTGAGCTGACCGGCCTGACCGGTGTGGACGACCCCTACGAGCCGCCGGCCGCACCCGACCTCACCATCGACACCGCCCAGGTTGCCGTGCCCGCAGCAGTCGCCCGCATCCGCGGGCTGCTGCCCGACCTCCAGGAGTCCGCGTGA
- the cysD gene encoding sulfate adenylyltransferase subunit CysD — MTTVIPTATDVSLRELEAEAIEIIREVVAEFDRPALLFSGGKDSAVLLHLARKAVWPAPLPITLLHVDTGHNLPEVLDFRDQVVAEGGHRLVVAEVEKWLADGRLTERPDGTRNPLQTVPLLDTIAEQRFDALLGGARRDEDRARAKERIFSVRDAFGSWDPRKQRPELWRIYNGRHAPGEHTRVFPISNWTELDVWRYIAAENVALPSIYYAHERPVFQRDGMWLTPGPWGGPRGSETLQTLSVRYRTVGDGSCTGAVESSAGTIAEVIEEISVSTLTERGATRADDRLSEAAMEDRKREGYF, encoded by the coding sequence ATGACCACCGTCATCCCCACCGCGACCGACGTGTCGCTGCGCGAGCTCGAAGCCGAGGCGATCGAGATCATCCGCGAGGTGGTCGCCGAATTCGACCGTCCCGCACTGCTGTTCAGCGGTGGCAAGGACTCCGCGGTGCTGCTGCACCTGGCCCGTAAGGCCGTCTGGCCGGCACCGCTGCCGATCACGCTGCTGCACGTCGACACCGGCCACAACCTGCCCGAGGTGCTCGACTTCCGCGACCAGGTCGTTGCCGAAGGCGGTCACCGGCTGGTCGTCGCCGAGGTCGAGAAGTGGCTGGCCGACGGCCGGCTCACCGAGCGCCCCGACGGCACGCGCAATCCGCTGCAGACCGTGCCGCTGCTCGACACGATCGCCGAGCAGCGCTTCGACGCCCTCCTCGGCGGCGCCCGCCGCGACGAGGACCGGGCCCGGGCCAAGGAGCGCATCTTCTCGGTGCGCGACGCGTTCGGCAGCTGGGACCCGCGCAAGCAGCGCCCCGAGCTGTGGCGCATCTACAACGGACGGCACGCTCCCGGCGAACACACCCGGGTCTTCCCGATCTCCAACTGGACCGAGCTCGACGTATGGCGCTACATCGCGGCCGAGAACGTCGCCCTGCCGAGCATCTACTACGCCCACGAGCGACCCGTCTTCCAGCGCGACGGCATGTGGCTCACGCCCGGCCCGTGGGGCGGCCCGCGCGGCTCGGAAACGCTGCAAACGCTCAGTGTTCGCTACCGCACCGTGGGTGACGGCTCGTGCACCGGTGCCGTCGAGAGCTCTGCCGGCACCATCGCCGAGGTCATCGAGGAGATCTCGGTCAGCACCCTCACCGAGCGCGGCGCCACCCGCGCCGACGACCGGCTCTCCGAGGCGGCCATGGAAGACCGCAAGCGGGAAGGCTACTTCTAA
- a CDS encoding sulfate adenylyltransferase subunit 1, producing the protein MTITESTATDVASRDQLRLVIAGSVDDGKSTLVGRLLHDTKSILADQFEATLHASQGRGATEIDLALLTDGLRAEREQGITIDVAYRYFATPRRSFVLADTPGHVQYTRNTVTGASTADAAVVLVDVRGGVSAQTRRHAAVLSLLRVPHVVFAINKMDAVDWSEERFAQVADDVRDVAARVGLSTPEILPISALTGENVAAPGPDWYAGLSLLSVLEELPTRIADVDEPFRLPVQLVIRPRTTEHPDYRGLAGRVASGSLNVGDTVTAYPSGSSSVVVGIDGATGEQSRATVGDSVTVRLADELDVARGEVLATTVPIRTTQQLDAVLTWLDERPPTPRQRVLVKAGTKTTRAMLGVTQGVWNVDELCWQDSSAPLQLNDIGRVSVQLAEPVAVDDYADHRATGAFVVIDPDTGATLAAGLTGADLGALTTP; encoded by the coding sequence ATGACGATCACCGAGAGCACCGCCACCGACGTCGCCTCGCGTGACCAGCTGCGGCTGGTCATCGCCGGCTCCGTCGACGACGGCAAGTCCACCCTCGTCGGCCGCCTGCTGCACGACACCAAGTCGATCCTCGCCGACCAGTTCGAGGCGACGCTGCATGCCAGTCAGGGCCGCGGCGCCACCGAGATCGACCTCGCGCTGCTCACCGACGGCCTGCGTGCCGAGCGCGAGCAGGGCATCACCATCGATGTCGCCTACCGCTACTTCGCGACCCCGCGGCGCAGCTTCGTGCTCGCCGACACTCCCGGGCACGTGCAGTACACCCGCAACACCGTGACCGGTGCGTCCACCGCCGACGCAGCCGTCGTGCTGGTCGACGTGCGGGGCGGAGTCTCCGCGCAGACCCGCCGCCACGCGGCCGTGCTGTCGCTGCTGCGCGTCCCGCACGTGGTCTTCGCGATCAACAAGATGGACGCCGTCGACTGGTCGGAGGAGCGGTTCGCGCAGGTCGCCGACGACGTGCGCGACGTCGCCGCCCGAGTCGGGCTGTCCACGCCGGAGATCCTGCCGATCAGCGCACTCACCGGCGAGAACGTCGCCGCCCCCGGCCCGGACTGGTATGCCGGGCTGTCATTGCTCAGCGTGCTCGAGGAGTTGCCGACCCGCATCGCCGACGTCGACGAACCCTTCCGGCTGCCAGTGCAATTGGTGATCCGCCCGCGCACCACGGAGCACCCCGACTACCGGGGCCTGGCCGGTCGTGTCGCGTCTGGCTCGCTCAACGTCGGCGACACGGTCACGGCATACCCGAGCGGATCCAGTTCGGTGGTCGTCGGCATCGACGGCGCCACCGGCGAGCAGAGCCGCGCGACCGTCGGTGACTCGGTCACCGTGCGGCTGGCCGACGAGCTCGACGTCGCCCGCGGCGAGGTGCTCGCCACCACCGTGCCGATCCGCACCACCCAGCAACTCGACGCCGTCCTCACCTGGCTCGACGAGCGGCCGCCCACCCCGCGGCAGCGAGTGCTGGTCAAGGCCGGGACCAAGACCACCCGGGCGATGCTCGGCGTGACCCAAGGCGTCTGGAATGTCGACGAACTCTGTTGGCAGGACTCGTCGGCACCCTTGCAACTCAACGACATCGGCCGGGTGTCTGTGCAACTCGCCGAACCCGTCGCGGTCGACGACTACGCCGACCACCGGGCCACCGGTGCCTTCGTCGTCATCGACCCCGACACCGGCGCGACGCTCGCGGCCGGACTGACCGGCGCCGACCTCGGCGCGCTCACCACTCCCTGA
- a CDS encoding ABC transporter substrate-binding protein — protein MNRNRSATVLAVPVIAALAIASLSGCSRRATAADNQTPSTTSAASTLRLGYFPNITHAVPVLGVADGVYQKDLGSTALKTQTFNAGPAATEALLAGSIDAVYLGPNPAINAYVKTKGDGVRLIAGGASGGASLVVKPGITSVSQLAGKTLATPQLGGTQDIALKYFLKKNGFTVNGSGPKNVKVVAQQNAQTLQLFQQGQIDGGWLPEPWATRLQVQAGAKTLVDEKSQWPGGQFVTTNLLVSTTFLKEHPQTVEALLKAQVQTVQQIKKDPAGSATQLDGALAKLTGKHLPKGVAAKALGNVQVGWDPYAASLQQTAEHAVAVGLLKKPDLAGIYDLTPLNNVLKAQGLQPVSDAGLGKRSGS, from the coding sequence ATGAACCGCAATCGCTCGGCGACCGTGCTCGCCGTGCCCGTCATCGCTGCGCTCGCGATCGCGTCGCTCAGCGGCTGCTCCCGCAGGGCCACCGCTGCCGACAACCAGACCCCGAGCACCACCAGCGCCGCCTCGACCCTGAGGCTCGGCTACTTCCCGAACATCACGCACGCCGTGCCCGTCCTCGGTGTCGCCGACGGCGTCTATCAGAAGGACCTCGGCTCCACCGCCCTCAAGACCCAGACGTTCAACGCCGGGCCGGCCGCCACCGAGGCCCTGCTCGCCGGGTCGATCGACGCGGTCTACCTCGGCCCCAACCCGGCGATCAACGCCTACGTCAAGACCAAGGGCGACGGCGTCCGCCTGATCGCCGGTGGTGCCTCCGGCGGGGCGTCACTCGTCGTCAAACCTGGCATCACCAGCGTGTCCCAGCTGGCCGGAAAGACCCTGGCCACACCGCAATTGGGCGGCACCCAGGACATCGCGCTGAAGTACTTTCTGAAGAAGAACGGCTTCACCGTCAACGGCTCCGGACCCAAGAACGTCAAGGTCGTCGCGCAGCAGAACGCCCAGACCCTGCAGCTCTTCCAGCAGGGTCAGATCGACGGCGGCTGGCTGCCCGAGCCGTGGGCGACCCGTCTGCAGGTGCAGGCCGGCGCCAAGACACTGGTCGACGAGAAGTCCCAGTGGCCCGGCGGGCAGTTCGTCACCACCAACCTGCTGGTCTCCACGACGTTCCTCAAGGAGCACCCGCAGACGGTCGAGGCTCTGCTCAAGGCACAGGTGCAGACCGTCCAGCAGATCAAGAAGGACCCGGCCGGATCGGCGACGCAGCTGGACGGCGCGCTCGCCAAGCTGACGGGCAAGCACCTGCCGAAGGGTGTGGCGGCAAAGGCGCTCGGCAACGTGCAGGTCGGCTGGGACCCGTATGCCGCGAGCCTGCAGCAGACCGCCGAGCACGCAGTGGCGGTGGGTCTGCTCAAGAAGCCCGACCTGGCCGGCATCTACGACCTGACCCCGCTCAACAACGTGTTGAAAGCCCAAGGTCTGCAACCAGTTTCGGATGCAGGGCTCGGCAAGAGGAGTGGCTCATGA
- a CDS encoding ABC transporter ATP-binding protein — protein sequence MTLVDERSPQTQASPRATVRGVTKVFSQGNQGVTALDGIDLDVAPGEFVTVLGASGCGKSTLLQLLAGLDKPTSGTVETSSQPALMFQESALFPWLTAAGNIELALKLAGVPRKQRADRVQELLTLVRLGSAGERRVHELSGGQRQRIALARSLGQGADLLLMDEPFAALDAITRDVLHEELADLWQRTGMSVVFVTHNVREAVRLGQRVVLLSSRPGRVLRTWDVELSQPRTIEDPGVGALSAEITAALRQEISRHAAA from the coding sequence ATGACCCTGGTCGACGAACGTTCCCCGCAGACGCAGGCTTCGCCCCGCGCGACCGTGCGTGGCGTGACGAAGGTCTTCAGTCAGGGCAACCAGGGCGTGACGGCGCTCGACGGCATCGACCTCGACGTCGCGCCGGGGGAGTTCGTCACCGTGCTGGGCGCATCCGGCTGCGGCAAGAGCACCCTGCTGCAACTGCTGGCCGGTCTCGACAAGCCGACCAGCGGCACGGTCGAGACGTCGTCGCAGCCGGCGCTGATGTTCCAGGAGTCCGCGCTCTTCCCGTGGCTGACCGCGGCCGGCAACATCGAGCTCGCCCTCAAACTGGCCGGGGTGCCGCGCAAGCAGCGCGCGGACCGCGTGCAGGAACTCCTCACGCTCGTCCGTCTCGGCTCCGCCGGCGAGCGCCGGGTGCACGAGCTCTCCGGCGGCCAGCGGCAGCGCATCGCGCTGGCCCGCAGCCTCGGCCAGGGCGCCGACCTGTTGCTGATGGACGAGCCGTTCGCCGCGCTCGACGCGATCACCCGCGACGTGCTGCACGAGGAGCTTGCCGATCTCTGGCAGCGCACCGGGATGAGCGTCGTCTTCGTGACCCACAACGTCCGGGAGGCGGTGCGGCTCGGACAACGCGTCGTGCTGCTCTCGTCGCGGCCCGGCCGGGTGCTGCGCACCTGGGACGTCGAACTCTCCCAGCCGCGCACGATCGAGGACCCCGGCGTCGGCGCACTCTCCGCCGAGATCACCGCTGCCCTGCGCCAGGAGATCAGCCGCCATGCCGCAGCCTGA
- a CDS encoding ABC transporter permease, with protein MPQPDLVEDRPELSSVSDGLDALEQAPPRRRRIDWTAIVAPILVLAAFIGIWHFVWWTAWKPESTLPSPATVGQSLWHSITNGTALGAVWTSLSRAILGFVIAVVLGTVLGVLVGQFSLLRKGFRPILSALQSLPSVAWVPFAIMWFGLSPGTIYFVILMGAVPSIANGLIGGLDQTPPLLRKAGVVLGAGRLQLIRKVLLPAALPTYLTGLKQGWAFSWRSLMAAEVIVASPDLGTGLGQLLENGRELLDMPSVISSIFLILVVGVVVELCVFAPIERKVLRDRGLAASGL; from the coding sequence ATGCCGCAGCCTGATCTGGTCGAGGACCGCCCCGAACTCTCCAGCGTCAGCGACGGTCTCGACGCGCTCGAGCAGGCGCCCCCGCGCCGGCGGCGCATCGACTGGACCGCGATCGTCGCGCCGATCCTGGTGCTCGCCGCGTTCATCGGCATCTGGCACTTCGTCTGGTGGACGGCCTGGAAGCCCGAGTCGACGCTGCCCTCACCGGCCACTGTCGGGCAGTCGCTCTGGCACTCGATCACCAACGGCACCGCCCTCGGAGCCGTCTGGACCAGCCTCAGCCGCGCGATCCTCGGCTTCGTCATCGCGGTCGTGCTCGGCACCGTCCTCGGCGTACTCGTCGGGCAATTCTCCTTGCTGCGCAAGGGTTTTCGGCCGATCCTGTCGGCGCTGCAGTCGCTGCCGTCGGTCGCCTGGGTGCCGTTCGCGATCATGTGGTTCGGCCTCAGCCCGGGCACGATCTACTTCGTGATCCTGATGGGCGCCGTGCCGTCGATCGCCAACGGCCTGATCGGTGGCCTCGACCAGACACCGCCGCTGCTGCGCAAGGCCGGCGTGGTCCTCGGGGCGGGACGGCTGCAGCTCATCCGCAAGGTGCTGCTCCCGGCGGCGCTGCCGACATACCTCACCGGGTTGAAGCAGGGGTGGGCCTTCTCCTGGCGGTCGCTGATGGCCGCGGAGGTCATCGTCGCCAGTCCCGACCTCGGCACCGGCCTCGGTCAGCTGCTGGAGAACGGCCGCGAGCTGCTCGACATGCCGTCGGTCATCAGCAGCATCTTCCTGATCCTGGTCGTCGGCGTGGTCGTCGAGCTCTGCGTCTTCGCGCCGATCGAACGCAAGGTCCTGCGCGACCGCGGCCTCGCCGCGAGCGGGCTCTAA
- a CDS encoding SRPBCC family protein, translated as MTSCSLDRRIALPPGEVWELWTTPAGLATWWWPQLPDTSYEIEAGVGGRYRFESAAAGIGATGEFTRVDRPHALDFSWIWLGGAGPAAPDTVRVRFSPDGDGTRIALTHELAADTDPADLRQGWSDVLDRLAG; from the coding sequence ATGACCAGTTGTTCGCTCGACCGACGGATCGCCCTCCCGCCCGGCGAGGTGTGGGAGCTCTGGACGACCCCCGCCGGACTCGCGACCTGGTGGTGGCCGCAACTGCCCGACACGTCATACGAGATCGAGGCGGGGGTGGGCGGGCGCTACCGCTTCGAGTCGGCGGCGGCCGGCATCGGCGCGACCGGTGAATTCACCCGGGTGGACCGGCCGCACGCGCTCGACTTCAGCTGGATCTGGCTCGGCGGTGCGGGCCCGGCCGCGCCGGACACCGTGCGGGTGCGGTTCAGCCCGGACGGCGACGGCACCCGCATCGCGCTTACCCACGAGCTCGCTGCCGACACCGACCCGGCGGACCTGCGGCAGGGCTGGAGTGACGTGCTCGACCGGCTGGCGGGTTAG
- a CDS encoding HIT family protein → MTADLVPGCYSCDIQAMERIPAREDVVHTDHWRAALAFNSTLPGWLVVVPARHVTSYAELSEEAAAELGGLLHRLSRALEEVTGCVKVYLMQFAEAEGYSHLHVHVVPRAADHPPEAKGPRVFSFLADDEADWFTESDRDALAARIRAALP, encoded by the coding sequence ATGACCGCTGATCTGGTGCCCGGCTGCTACTCCTGCGACATCCAGGCGATGGAGCGGATTCCCGCGCGGGAGGACGTCGTGCACACCGACCACTGGCGGGCGGCCCTGGCGTTCAACAGCACGCTGCCGGGCTGGCTGGTGGTGGTGCCGGCGCGGCACGTCACGTCATACGCCGAGCTGAGCGAGGAGGCGGCGGCCGAGCTCGGCGGCCTGTTGCACCGGCTGAGCCGTGCGCTCGAGGAGGTGACCGGGTGCGTGAAGGTCTACCTGATGCAGTTCGCCGAGGCCGAGGGCTACAGCCACCTGCACGTGCACGTGGTGCCGCGGGCGGCCGACCACCCGCCCGAGGCGAAGGGGCCGCGGGTGTTCAGCTTCCTCGCCGACGACGAGGCCGACTGGTTCACCGAGTCCGACCGCGACGCGCTCGCGGCGCGCATCCGGGCGGCGTTGCCATGA
- the rimP gene encoding ribosome maturation factor RimP — protein MSADSQSARTERIATDLTGVLAPLGLVVEDITVMPAGKRRLVRVLVDREFPADADPTAPVPPLDLDQIADATRAVSDRLDETDAMGEQPYVLEVSSPGTDRPLTQPRHFRRNVGRLVEVTADGAEPVTGRITRADDTGITLAVPGQKGGAASEQVRTYDEGLRGAVQVEWNRSDDAPASGEGDDD, from the coding sequence ATGAGCGCCGACAGCCAGTCCGCCCGCACCGAGCGGATCGCTACCGACCTCACCGGGGTGCTGGCTCCGCTCGGTCTCGTGGTCGAGGACATCACCGTCATGCCCGCGGGCAAGCGCCGCCTCGTGCGGGTGCTGGTCGACCGGGAGTTTCCCGCAGACGCAGACCCGACGGCGCCCGTGCCGCCGCTCGATCTGGACCAGATCGCCGACGCGACCCGCGCGGTGAGCGACCGGCTCGACGAGACCGACGCGATGGGGGAGCAGCCCTACGTGCTCGAGGTGAGTTCGCCCGGCACCGACCGCCCGCTCACGCAGCCGCGGCACTTCCGGCGCAACGTCGGCCGGCTGGTCGAGGTCACCGCGGACGGCGCCGAGCCGGTCACCGGCCGCATCACCCGCGCCGACGACACCGGCATCACGCTGGCCGTCCCCGGGCAGAAGGGCGGCGCGGCGAGCGAGCAGGTAAGAACGTATGACGAAGGCCTGCGTGGCGCGGTGCAGGTCGAGTGGAACCGCAGCGACGACGCGCCGGCGAGCGGAGAGGGAGACGACGACTGA